The Ciconia boyciana chromosome 15, ASM3463844v1, whole genome shotgun sequence genome has a segment encoding these proteins:
- the YPEL1 gene encoding protein yippee-like 1 has translation MVKMTKSKTFQAYLPNCHRTYSCIHCRAHLANHDELISKSFQGSQGRAYLFNSVVNVGCGPAEERVLLTGLHAVADIYCENCKTTLGWKYEHAFESSQKYKEGKFIIELAHMIKDNGWE, from the exons ATGgtaaaaatgacaaaatcaAAAACGTTCCAGGCTTACCTGCCAAACTGTCATCGAACCTACAGCTGTATCCACTGCAGAGCCCATCTAGCCAATCATGATGAATTGATCTCCAAG tcCTTCCAGGGAAGCCAGGGACGAGCCTACCTCTTTAATTCTGT GGTAAATGTGGGCTGTGGTCCAGCAGAGGAGCGAGTTCTTCTGACAGGTTTACATGCTGTAGCAGATATCTATTGTGAAAACTGTAAAACCACTCTTGGATGGAAATAC gaACATGCTTTTGAGAGCagtcagaaatacaaagaaggaaaatttatCATTGAACTTGCCCACATGATAAAAGACAATGGCTGGGAGTGA